Proteins encoded within one genomic window of Mesobacillus subterraneus:
- a CDS encoding DsrE/DsrF/DrsH-like family protein — protein sequence MGEQKKTTIILFSGDYDKVMAAYIIANGAAAYDHEVTIFHTFWGLNALRKDEPIQADKGFIEKMFAKMMPRGANKLGLSKMNYAGFGPKMIKDVMKKHNAMPLPDLIDMAKEQDVKLVACQMTVDLFGLTQEEIMEGVEFAGVAAYLADAENGNVNLFI from the coding sequence ATGGGAGAACAGAAAAAAACCACGATTATTTTATTCAGTGGAGATTATGACAAAGTCATGGCTGCTTATATCATTGCTAATGGTGCTGCTGCCTATGATCATGAAGTGACAATCTTTCACACATTTTGGGGATTGAACGCTCTTAGGAAAGATGAGCCAATCCAGGCTGACAAAGGCTTCATTGAGAAGATGTTTGCCAAGATGATGCCAAGAGGCGCGAACAAATTGGGATTATCAAAAATGAACTATGCAGGTTTCGGTCCTAAAATGATCAAGGACGTTATGAAGAAGCATAATGCCATGCCGCTTCCAGACTTGATTGACATGGCAAAAGAACAGGATGTTAAGCTTGTTGCCTGTCAAATGACAGTAGACTTATTCGGTCTTACGCAAGAAGAGATCATGGAAGGCGTAGAGTTTGCTGGTGTAGCTGCTTACCTGGCTGATGCTGAGAACGGAAACGTCAACCTGTTCATCTAA
- a CDS encoding diacylglycerol/lipid kinase family protein yields the protein MKAMIILNPSSGKEKATDYAEKIEETLQDRYDVIDIRRTEKEGDASAFATEACIGLYDAVIAMGGDGTINEAINGLAEQAHRPALGIIPLGTVNDFARALSIPLDPYKAISILAEQNLKPVDIGKINENYFANVIALGALAEASYNVSPELKTRLGSLAYFMEGAKSFLHGEAIDLCVEHENGRWEGHTFLLIASLTNSVGGFEDLAPRSKRE from the coding sequence ATGAAAGCCATGATTATATTAAATCCATCGTCAGGAAAAGAAAAAGCGACTGACTACGCTGAAAAAATAGAGGAAACCTTACAGGATAGGTACGATGTTATCGATATACGGAGAACCGAGAAAGAAGGCGACGCTTCTGCATTTGCTACTGAGGCCTGCATTGGTTTATACGATGCGGTCATTGCAATGGGGGGAGACGGGACAATCAACGAGGCCATTAATGGACTTGCCGAACAAGCCCACCGGCCTGCTCTCGGCATCATCCCACTCGGAACGGTCAATGATTTTGCCAGGGCACTCAGTATTCCGCTTGATCCCTATAAAGCCATTTCAATTCTGGCTGAGCAAAACCTCAAGCCTGTGGATATAGGTAAAATCAATGAGAATTATTTCGCCAATGTTATAGCATTAGGGGCCCTTGCAGAAGCTTCTTACAATGTAAGCCCTGAACTAAAAACCAGACTTGGTTCGCTTGCTTACTTTATGGAAGGGGCAAAATCTTTCTTACATGGAGAGGCAATCGATTTATGTGTCGAACACGAAAACGGTAGATGGGAAGGGCATACGTTCCTGTTGATCGCCTCCCTCACGAATTCTGTCGGCGGGTTTGAAGATCTGGCCCCCCGAAGCAAGCGTGAATGA
- a CDS encoding diacylglycerol/lipid kinase family protein, with the protein MKIWPPEASVNDGKFHAFIIKKMSVPKIASLIPSLLKGELEESEEVEYIRTSFLKVTSDKQHVVNIDGEEGDPLPFNAKVLPGHVDVFVPFKNEKN; encoded by the coding sequence TTGAAGATCTGGCCCCCCGAAGCAAGCGTGAATGATGGAAAGTTCCATGCTTTTATAATCAAGAAGATGTCCGTCCCGAAAATCGCGTCACTCATCCCATCGCTTCTGAAGGGTGAATTGGAGGAAAGTGAAGAAGTTGAATATATCCGGACCTCCTTCCTTAAGGTAACTTCTGACAAACAGCATGTGGTGAACATCGACGGTGAAGAAGGCGATCCATTGCCTTTCAATGCCAAAGTCCTACCTGGACATGTTGATGTTTTTGTTCCTTTTAAAAATGAAAAAAACTGA
- a CDS encoding sulfurtransferase TusA family protein: protein MESVKTNFTVDAKGLACPMPIVRTKKAINNLNPGEVLEVLATDKGSRADIQAWSKSSGNQYLGTIEEGAVLKHYIRKGGASEEQEETKYPNIVSNDDVVKKLEANEDVVVLDVREPAEYAFGHIPNAVSIPFGELENRLEELDKSKTILVVCRTGNRSDMASQTLTSKGFEKVWNVVPGMTDWNGPTENKVQ, encoded by the coding sequence ATGGAATCTGTAAAAACAAATTTCACAGTCGACGCAAAAGGGCTTGCGTGCCCAATGCCGATTGTCCGAACCAAAAAAGCAATTAACAATTTAAATCCAGGCGAGGTTTTAGAAGTGCTTGCAACGGATAAAGGTTCTAGGGCGGATATCCAGGCTTGGTCTAAAAGCTCAGGCAATCAGTACCTTGGAACGATTGAAGAAGGCGCCGTTCTTAAGCACTATATCCGCAAAGGCGGTGCAAGTGAAGAACAGGAAGAAACAAAATATCCAAACATTGTTTCAAACGACGATGTTGTAAAAAAGCTTGAAGCAAATGAGGATGTTGTTGTCCTTGATGTAAGAGAGCCAGCTGAATATGCGTTTGGACATATCCCAAATGCTGTATCTATTCCATTTGGGGAACTTGAAAATCGACTTGAAGAACTTGATAAATCAAAAACAATCCTTGTTGTTTGCCGCACAGGCAACAGGAGTGACATGGCATCCCAGACACTTACTAGTAAAGGCTTCGAGAAAGTCTGGAATGTAGTACCAGGCATGACTGATTGGAATGGCCCAACTGAAAATAAGGTTCAGTAA
- a CDS encoding potassium channel family protein, which yields MAKQYAVIGMGRFGSSVATTLYNEGVEVLGIDKSEQHIEDYKEHVTHAVIGDSTDEQTLKAVGIRNFDTVIVAIGDDIQASILTVLILKEMGVANVVAKALNKHHAQVLFKVGADKVIFPERDMGERVAHQLMASPNVLNFIELSDDYSIEEIKLPMSMAGKNLIEINLRAKYNITVIGVKTANKVDISPDPEKTLRAEDILIVLGENGDLNRFTKIK from the coding sequence ATGGCAAAGCAATACGCAGTAATCGGCATGGGCCGTTTCGGATCAAGTGTAGCGACGACTTTATACAATGAAGGAGTCGAAGTGTTGGGGATTGATAAAAGTGAACAACATATTGAGGACTACAAAGAACATGTCACTCATGCAGTAATCGGTGACTCAACGGATGAGCAAACATTGAAGGCAGTAGGGATAAGGAACTTTGATACTGTCATTGTAGCGATTGGGGATGACATTCAGGCTAGTATCCTCACGGTACTTATTTTAAAAGAGATGGGAGTTGCCAATGTCGTTGCCAAGGCTCTTAACAAACACCATGCGCAAGTATTGTTCAAGGTAGGAGCCGACAAGGTCATTTTCCCGGAAAGGGATATGGGGGAGAGAGTCGCCCATCAGCTGATGGCATCACCAAATGTTTTGAACTTTATCGAGCTCTCCGATGATTACAGTATTGAGGAAATAAAGCTTCCTATGAGCATGGCTGGAAAAAATTTGATTGAAATCAATCTGCGTGCTAAATACAATATCACAGTAATTGGCGTTAAAACTGCCAACAAGGTCGACATCTCTCCAGATCCTGAGAAAACGCTGAGAGCAGAGGATATCTTGATTGTACTTGGCGAAAATGGCGACTTGAACAGGTTTACGAAAATTAAATAA
- a CDS encoding cbb3-type cytochrome c oxidase subunit I has product MFTDEKWSSSKNWFIAAVFWIIIGMSMGLLTATKQIWPELLNNRWTTYGHVRSAHVMLVIYAWLSMAYVGSMFYMIPKLSKTRVYSEKLGNFALVFYNIVILEGFFALLFSQTEVIEYGEFPLWVDVQLLVAIGLVAYNLFKTVGRRQEKMLYVSLWYFLGSLLWLPLTWIVGNFPAQWIPSGVQQGLMGWFLGHNAIGLWMTTVGVGQIYYLLPKLTGRPLYSHQLSMIGFWAIATFYVWNGPHHLMNGPIPGWISKAGVIPSIVLLIPVWDVLANFWGTMKGSWSQTRSSVPLRFTVAGTIFYLFACLQGPLQALPSVSSVIKFTHWTVGHAHMGPFGAFSFTSFAALYYILPKIVGREMFSKRAMEAHFWFSTVGFLVFAFSLWIAGVVQGFAWIEGVPFLQTVLMMEPYVQGRAIGGTMMYVAQFFLAWNMYKTIKLAKLEKKQQAQQQAATA; this is encoded by the coding sequence ATGTTTACAGACGAAAAATGGAGTTCATCCAAGAATTGGTTCATCGCTGCTGTCTTTTGGATCATCATCGGCATGAGCATGGGACTTCTTACTGCAACAAAACAAATCTGGCCAGAATTATTGAACAATCGCTGGACAACTTATGGGCATGTTCGCTCGGCGCACGTAATGCTCGTTATCTACGCTTGGTTATCAATGGCTTATGTGGGATCCATGTTCTACATGATTCCTAAGCTTTCTAAAACGAGGGTTTATAGCGAGAAACTCGGGAATTTCGCTTTAGTATTTTATAACATCGTCATTTTAGAAGGATTCTTCGCATTGCTTTTTAGCCAAACCGAGGTCATCGAATATGGAGAATTTCCATTATGGGTAGACGTTCAGCTTCTTGTCGCAATTGGACTTGTTGCTTATAACCTTTTTAAAACAGTTGGACGCCGCCAGGAAAAAATGCTTTATGTCAGCCTATGGTATTTCCTTGGCTCATTGCTATGGCTGCCATTGACTTGGATTGTCGGAAACTTCCCGGCCCAATGGATTCCAAGTGGAGTACAGCAAGGTTTGATGGGCTGGTTCCTTGGACATAACGCAATCGGCCTTTGGATGACAACAGTCGGTGTCGGACAGATCTACTACTTGCTGCCTAAATTGACAGGACGTCCATTATACAGCCACCAGTTATCCATGATTGGTTTCTGGGCAATCGCCACTTTCTATGTTTGGAATGGTCCTCACCACTTGATGAACGGACCAATCCCAGGCTGGATCTCGAAAGCGGGGGTCATTCCCTCCATCGTCCTATTGATTCCTGTTTGGGACGTTCTAGCCAACTTCTGGGGAACGATGAAAGGTTCTTGGTCACAAACAAGATCAAGTGTACCGCTTCGTTTCACAGTGGCAGGTACAATTTTTTACCTGTTCGCATGTCTACAGGGACCATTGCAAGCCCTTCCATCAGTAAGTTCAGTCATTAAGTTCACTCACTGGACTGTCGGGCATGCTCATATGGGACCCTTCGGTGCGTTCTCATTCACATCTTTCGCAGCACTCTATTACATCCTTCCTAAAATCGTAGGACGCGAAATGTTCAGCAAGAGAGCAATGGAAGCTCACTTCTGGTTCTCTACGGTTGGTTTCCTGGTATTCGCATTCTCATTGTGGATCGCAGGTGTTGTACAGGGATTCGCCTGGATCGAAGGTGTTCCATTCCTGCAGACTGTATTGATGATGGAGCCTTACGTACAAGGCCGCGCAATTGGTGGAACAATGATGTATGTAGCTCAGTTCTTCCTTGCATGGAATATGTATAAAACTATTAAACTTGCAAAACTTGAGAAAAAACAGCAAGCACAGCAGCAAGCTGCTACTGCTTAA
- a CDS encoding TrkH family potassium uptake protein: MRRKIFFRLDPPKVLVFGFGAIIFLGTLLLSLPSSTVNGKGLPFLDALFTATSATCVTGLVVVDTGDTFTRFGEMVILSMIQIGGLGFMSFATLFAFILGKRISFKERLIIQESLNNATVEGIVRLVKRIFLFTAVIEIAGGIILSLRFSQEMAAGEAIYFGFFHAISNFNNAGFDLMGGFNGLTAYAEDPIINLTMIALISLGGIGFIVMNELFEYRSTKRISLHTKIVLFVSGVLVFGGALLIFILEFNNPSTLKPLTMTGNIFGAIYQAVTPRTAGSNTLNIPDLKQSTLFFIIFLMFVGASPGSTGGGIKTTTFAVLIGAVKSQIRGREDVTFFGRRMEHSIISKSLTVTMIALFLVILITMMLTITEPGKDFLMIFFETVSAFSTVGLSMGLTPELSSYGKILITITMFAGRVGPLTLAFAVAKRRKEDHYRYPAGKVMIG; this comes from the coding sequence ATGCGCAGGAAAATATTTTTTAGGCTGGACCCACCGAAAGTTCTTGTCTTTGGGTTTGGAGCAATTATTTTCTTAGGGACACTGTTGCTGTCATTGCCATCTTCAACAGTAAATGGGAAAGGACTTCCGTTTTTGGATGCATTGTTTACTGCAACCTCCGCAACATGTGTAACAGGGCTTGTCGTAGTTGACACCGGTGATACCTTCACAAGATTCGGGGAAATGGTCATCCTTTCGATGATTCAGATTGGCGGATTGGGTTTCATGAGTTTCGCCACTTTATTTGCATTTATTTTAGGAAAAAGAATTTCATTTAAAGAAAGGCTGATCATCCAGGAATCATTGAATAACGCGACTGTAGAAGGGATTGTCAGGCTTGTCAAACGAATCTTTCTTTTTACAGCGGTGATCGAGATTGCTGGTGGAATCATTCTTTCACTGAGGTTTTCACAGGAAATGGCTGCAGGAGAAGCGATTTATTTTGGTTTTTTTCATGCCATTTCTAATTTTAATAATGCTGGATTTGATTTGATGGGTGGATTCAACGGGCTCACTGCCTATGCTGAAGACCCGATTATCAATCTCACCATGATTGCTCTTATTAGTTTAGGAGGGATTGGGTTCATCGTCATGAATGAGCTGTTTGAATATCGAAGCACGAAAAGAATTTCCCTGCATACAAAAATCGTCTTATTTGTATCGGGAGTTCTGGTATTCGGAGGAGCTCTCCTGATTTTCATTCTTGAATTTAACAACCCATCCACCTTGAAGCCGTTAACAATGACTGGTAATATATTTGGTGCAATTTATCAGGCTGTCACCCCAAGGACAGCGGGATCCAATACATTGAATATTCCGGACCTGAAGCAATCGACCTTGTTTTTCATTATTTTCCTGATGTTTGTTGGGGCGTCTCCAGGATCGACAGGCGGCGGGATTAAAACAACGACATTTGCCGTCTTGATCGGTGCAGTCAAGTCACAAATTCGCGGCAGGGAGGATGTCACTTTTTTTGGCAGAAGAATGGAGCATAGCATCATTTCCAAATCATTGACGGTTACAATGATTGCGCTTTTTTTAGTGATTTTAATTACAATGATGCTGACCATCACTGAACCAGGAAAAGATTTTTTGATGATATTCTTTGAGACAGTCTCAGCCTTTTCAACAGTAGGACTTTCAATGGGCTTGACGCCAGAACTGTCATCATACGGAAAAATATTAATAACGATTACCATGTTCGCGGGCAGAGTTGGTCCGCTAACACTGGCATTTGCAGTAGCGAAAAGAAGAAAAGAGGATCATTATCGATATCCGGCTGGGAAAGTGATGATTGGGTAG
- a CDS encoding cbb3-type cytochrome c oxidase subunit II: MERKPSAVLIVALILWTFGVAGTVILPLFDQEINSATASGELRNYAEDSAEARGREVYVQNGCQTCHTQFVRALPADTNQNLGPVSKGGDYKYDLPHLLGSNRTGPDLMWVGLKYNEDWQRQHLIDPQSTSPGTIMPSFDYLSNQELDDLVAYLMSLKPTQERLEEYKNEMNEAESMDHN, from the coding sequence TTGGAACGTAAACCATCAGCTGTATTAATCGTTGCTTTAATTCTATGGACTTTCGGTGTAGCCGGAACGGTCATCCTTCCCCTCTTCGACCAGGAAATCAACTCTGCGACCGCGAGCGGTGAGCTTCGCAACTATGCAGAAGATTCTGCTGAAGCAAGAGGAAGAGAAGTATATGTCCAGAATGGCTGCCAGACTTGCCACACTCAATTCGTCAGAGCCTTGCCTGCCGATACAAATCAAAATCTTGGCCCTGTATCAAAAGGCGGCGACTACAAATATGATTTGCCCCATCTTTTGGGATCGAACCGTACAGGCCCGGATTTGATGTGGGTTGGCTTGAAATATAACGAAGACTGGCAGCGCCAGCACTTGATTGATCCCCAATCAACAAGCCCAGGCACAATCATGCCTTCGTTTGATTATCTGTCCAATCAGGAATTGGATGATCTTGTTGCTTACTTGATGAGCCTCAAGCCGACTCAAGAAAGACTTGAAGAATACAAGAATGAAATGAATGAAGCGGAATCAATGGACCATAATTAA
- a CDS encoding BMP family lipoprotein → MKPIMNMLVILLLLIGTLAGCANSERKVKERVNIGIMLSDVGLGDQSFSDSAFAGLVKARDELDILFDYRELQSVGTYEKGFTELVEEGNDIVIGLGFMVLEDLEKVAEKYPEQQFILVDSVSQLDNITSITFKEEQGSFLAGALAGMASKSNVVGFVGGADVPLIRKFKAGFEQGVKAVNPEAVVKIAYANDFGNAELGGKIASGMIEEGADVLYAAAGFTGVGVLKEAQSKKKFAIGVDSDQYFFAEKAIITSMLKNVDVALYETVKEFQTESKLKAKQIELGINEKGVGLAPIRVIKLTPEQEKSLKDLEAKLSRNELSIQLD, encoded by the coding sequence ATGAAACCAATTATGAATATGCTTGTAATCTTATTATTACTGATTGGCACCCTTGCTGGGTGTGCAAACTCGGAACGGAAAGTGAAAGAAAGGGTCAATATCGGCATAATGTTGTCTGACGTCGGACTTGGAGACCAATCTTTCAGTGATTCGGCTTTTGCCGGACTGGTAAAAGCGAGAGACGAGCTTGATATTCTATTTGATTATAGAGAACTTCAGTCTGTAGGTACTTATGAAAAAGGGTTCACTGAGCTAGTAGAAGAAGGAAATGATATTGTCATCGGGTTGGGCTTCATGGTTCTTGAGGATCTGGAGAAAGTAGCTGAAAAATATCCTGAACAGCAATTTATCCTGGTTGATTCTGTATCACAATTGGATAACATCACCTCCATTACTTTTAAAGAAGAACAAGGCAGTTTCCTCGCGGGTGCCTTGGCTGGAATGGCGTCAAAATCAAATGTCGTTGGATTTGTAGGCGGAGCGGATGTTCCGCTGATCCGCAAGTTTAAAGCTGGATTTGAACAGGGAGTAAAGGCTGTGAATCCGGAAGCAGTGGTCAAAATTGCATACGCAAATGATTTTGGCAACGCAGAGCTTGGAGGAAAGATTGCTTCAGGAATGATTGAGGAAGGTGCGGATGTTCTATATGCTGCGGCAGGTTTTACGGGTGTCGGTGTATTGAAGGAAGCACAATCCAAGAAAAAGTTTGCTATTGGTGTGGATAGTGACCAGTACTTTTTTGCCGAAAAAGCCATCATTACCTCGATGCTGAAAAATGTCGATGTCGCGCTTTATGAAACAGTCAAGGAGTTTCAGACGGAAAGTAAGCTTAAAGCAAAGCAAATCGAATTAGGCATAAATGAAAAAGGTGTCGGGCTTGCGCCTATCAGGGTGATCAAGCTGACGCCAGAACAGGAAAAAAGCTTAAAAGACCTGGAAGCTAAACTATCAAGAAATGAGCTTTCAATACAGCTAGATTAA
- a CDS encoding sulfite exporter TauE/SafE family protein — protein sequence MDLTFLIVIFLIGFIGSYISGMVGIGGSIIKYPMLLYIPPLFGIAAFSAHEVSGISAVQVFFATIGGVWAYRKGGYLNKTLIIYMGSAILVGSLIGSYGSRFMSEGGINLVYGILALIAAVMMFIPKKGVDDIPLDQVTFNKWLAAFFAFIVGIGAGIVGAAGAFLLVPIMLVVLKIPTRMTIATSLAITFISSIGSTVGKLATGQVEFWPALIMVVASLIASPLGANAGKKVNTKILQYILAVLILGTAIKIWMDIL from the coding sequence ATGGATTTGACTTTTCTTATCGTCATATTTTTAATTGGTTTTATCGGGTCTTATATTTCCGGGATGGTTGGAATCGGCGGTTCAATCATTAAGTATCCAATGCTATTATATATACCGCCATTGTTCGGCATCGCGGCATTCAGTGCCCATGAGGTTTCAGGTATCAGTGCGGTCCAGGTATTCTTCGCCACTATCGGCGGTGTCTGGGCATACCGTAAGGGCGGGTACTTAAACAAGACATTGATCATTTATATGGGTTCAGCAATCCTTGTTGGTTCATTGATCGGAAGCTACGGATCCCGCTTCATGTCTGAAGGCGGCATCAACCTTGTTTACGGTATCCTTGCCTTGATTGCAGCTGTTATGATGTTTATTCCGAAAAAGGGCGTAGATGATATTCCGCTAGACCAGGTAACTTTCAATAAATGGCTTGCAGCATTCTTCGCATTTATTGTTGGGATTGGAGCAGGTATCGTAGGTGCAGCTGGTGCATTCCTGCTCGTACCAATCATGCTAGTTGTGTTGAAAATCCCTACTCGAATGACAATAGCAACATCACTTGCCATTACATTCATTTCTTCAATTGGATCCACAGTAGGTAAACTTGCCACGGGACAGGTAGAATTCTGGCCAGCATTGATCATGGTTGTAGCGAGTCTAATCGCATCACCACTCGGTGCCAATGCAGGTAAGAAAGTAAATACGAAGATCCTTCAGTACATTCTTGCAGTATTGATTTTGGGTACTGCGATTAAGATTTGGATGGATATCCTGTAG
- a CDS encoding sulfurtransferase TusA family protein, with protein MNVAKVLDAKGLACPMPIVKTKKAITDLQSGEVLEIHTTDKGAVKDLAAWAQSTGNELLNHEEENGVFKFWMKKA; from the coding sequence ATGAATGTAGCAAAAGTATTAGACGCAAAAGGACTGGCTTGTCCAATGCCAATCGTCAAAACGAAGAAGGCAATCACTGACCTTCAATCTGGAGAAGTATTAGAAATCCATACAACTGACAAAGGCGCTGTAAAAGATTTGGCGGCTTGGGCACAATCCACTGGCAATGAACTTCTGAATCACGAAGAAGAAAACGGTGTGTTCAAGTTCTGGATGAAGAAAGCGTAA